The DNA segment TTTGTTAGTGAGCAGATACTCTTTGAGCTGTCTTTCGAGCTGTGCCAGGTCGTCGGCAGCAAACGTGGTGCCTGTGATGACAATTAGCAGACATACTGAAAAGGCGAACTTTGTCATCTAATCTCCGTTTCGAATTAGTTATCATCCTCAGGCAGGTTGGTTCTCCATTCAGCAATCTCAGCAAGTCGGTTCATGATGTCCAGATGCTGCGTGCATACTTGTTCACACTTGGCGCATTCGATGCAGTCCTTGGCGCGGGAGACCTTTTCTGCAAGTCTGCCCCATTCCAGCTCGAACTTGAGCTTTTTCTTCATCTCTTGTTCGTCCTTGCCGAAAAGCGGCTTGTCATTGTAATACTGCATATAGCTTGCGATCGGAATATTCTGCGGACAAACCCCTGCCATGCAATAATTACAGCCCGTGCATAGCGAATTCATGTGGTCCGACAGATTCGCCTTTACCCGTTCGATATCTTCCTCAGTAAAGGACTTTGCCTGATCAGCTACACGACAGGCCATATCGATATGCTCTTTGTTTTCAAATCCGACCAGTGCGACATTTACCTGTGGACAACTGATTATAAATCGCAGTGCCGCTTCTGTAGCACTTTCGCCTTCCTCGCCGAGGAAAGAAAACTCCTTCTCATGTTTTGGTATTAGCCCCCCGCTGAGCGGGTTCATCGCAACCACGCCATAACCGAGGTCGTGTGCCTTCTGTACGCCTTCCCAGCGATACATGAAGTTCAATATATTCAAACCGAGCAGCACGGCTTCATATTCTTTCTTTTTCATGATCTGCGCAATATGATCGCCTCGCAGATGAGAAGATATGACAATATTTTTGATGAGTCCTTCCTCTTTCGCCTTGAGCAGGCCTTCGTACTGACCGCCCGGCTTCATCGCCAATTCGTATTCACTCATCCGGCGGATGCACCAGACGTGATAAAAATCTATGTAATCCGTGTTCAGGCGCTTGAGCGATTTCTCGACCGCTTCCCGAGCCTTGTCCGCTGTGTCATAAGTGGCCGGCATGCCCTTGGTGGTAACGTAGAACTGATCACGTTTGTCCGCCATTTCTTTGATGGCAAGGCCGTAAATGTCCTCGCTCTTGTCATCGCAATAGCCCGGTGCCGTATCGAGGTAGTTGATTCCTTTATCGACTGCGTAAGTGAGCAGCTCGGCGTTTTCCTCATTTGACTTGTTTTTGGTGTCGAATCTCATGCCGCCAAACCCGACAGCACTTACTTTGGCACCTGTTTTCCCGAAATCGCTGTAAATCATGAAAACTCCCACATATAGAACTCGTGTTTTTAAATACAAACCCTGTGCGTTGGTCGCCCAAACCATTATAAGGATTATGCTCTTAATTAAAAGTCTTAGGTAAGAAAAGCTCTTAAACGGTCCTATATTCTAAAGCTTTATTGCTTGATAATCCGATTAGTTCTATAGAAATACATCATGCTCCGGCTCGAGGAGGCTACTGAATGTTGGCGGCTAAAACAATATTGTTTGCAGAGGACAACCTGGGTAATTTTGTCCTCACTAAACGACACCTGAGAAGATGGGGGATCGAAAGCTCCTTGATCCGGTTTGGTAGTGGGCAAAAGCTGCTTGATTATGTCGACAATAACATTGCTCAGGCTAACTGCTCGGGCTATATCGTGATTCTTGACATACAGTTGCCCGGTCTCAACGGCGTTGAGGTCCTGAAAGATATTCGCCGGTCCAAAAAGAGCTGTGAACTCCCTGTACTCATGCTCAGCACCACGGACCGGCAGACAACGATCGACAAATGCATGCAGATCGGTGCTGATGCATATTTCGTCAAGCCTCTCTCTAAGCCTGCATTCTTCCGTGCTCTTGACAGACTGGGCATGCCGGAGGATAATCTGGATGATTCGGGTATCTCGCAAGCTCAGCATGTAAGTTGCTGAGTTTGCCGGCACTTACCCCTTTTCGCTTTACAGATGCCGTCTGGGAGCAAACCTTTACAATATCAATGTGCAGTCCCGAACCCTCTTTGTGGTGTTTGCGTATCAAAGGTGAGTTGAAAGGTGTAATCATGAGGCTTAATAAAACTATTCTATTTTTGTTTACGGCTGCTGTAATCATTTCGCTGATGGCGGGTTGCGGCGCACACGGGAAGGAAGCCCATATGAATAATACGGAACTGAGATCTGTACAGCAGGCAAGTATCGTTGGTGAAAAAGCAATATCTGAAAATGTTCAATCTGCCACATTTGCGGGCGGCTGTTTCTGGGGTGTCGAGGCCGTTTTCCGCCAAACTGAAGGCGTAGTAGCAACCGCGGTCGGATATACGGGCGGCAGCAAGGAGAATCCGACATATCGCGAAGTCTGCACCGGGCGGACGGGCCACGCCGAGGCTGTGCGGGTTTATTACGATCCGGACAAGACAAACTATGCGAAACTGGTGGATAAGTTCTTCGCATCGCATAACCCGACAACACTGAACCGCCAGGGGCCCGACGTTGGCACCCAGTATCGTTCCGCAATATTCTACCATGACGAATCACAGAAGGAAATCGCTAAGAAGACCAAGGAGGCATTGCAGGATTCGGCGAAGTTTGAGAGGCCGATCGTGACCGAGATTAAGCCCGCAGGCCCGTTCTATATGGCAGAGGATTATCACCAGCGGTACTTCGAGAAGAACAAGGGCGCGTACTGTCCGCATCCCGTTGAATGAAGTTAGGCAATGATCCTGCGGTTTGCTAAGCGGTGAAGCTTGTGTCCCAGTCCTTCCAAACAGCTTCTCGGCCTGCCCGTTTGATCATCTTGGCGACTTCCGATGGGTCGCGGTCGTCCGCTATGACGAACTGTTCAGTAGAGTCATCTTCTTCTGAATAGCCGCCCGGATTCGTCTTGCTGCCCGCGCTGATCCGCGTCACGCAAAGATTAACCGCATTGTTTCTCAGCTCAGCACTTTCGCGGGTGCTCAGGACGATCCCTGCGTCGGCGAAACACAATCGCAATGCAATCATCATCTGCACCAGTTCCCGTTCGCCCACGAGGTGTTCATATTCTTCGGCTACATGCGGCGCGGGTCTAAGACGCGGGAACGAAAACGAAACCTGCGACCGCCAGTATTTTTTCATAAGGTACGCCGCGTGCTCAGCGAGTGCTAGCGTCTCCTGTCGCCAGTCCGCAAGTCCCAGCAGCACACCCAGCCCGAGCCTTCGCATGCCCGCTCGTGCGGCGCGGTCATAAGAATCTAGCCTTTGGTCATAGTCCGCCTTGGGCCCTGCGATGTGGTAACGTTCGTAAGTATCGCGGTCGTACGTTTCCTGGTACAGCGTCACGCCGTCGATGCCCGCATCGAAGCAGTTCTTGTAGCCCGCTTCGTCCAGCGGATAGATCTCAATCGAAACGCTGCTGAAGTCCTCGCGAAGCCGTTGTGCCAGTTCCGCGAGGTAATCGTTCGTCACGTATTTCGTATCCTCGCCGCTGACAAGAAGAATATGGCGAAAGCCTTCCGACGCGATCACCTTGCCGTCCTTTACCGCCTGGTCGATCGTCAGGCGGGTACGGCTGAACTCGGTTTGACAGTTGAAGCCGCAGTACAGGCAACTGTTCACGCAAACGTTCGAAACGTACAGCGGGGCGTACATTTGGACGGTCCGCCCGAACCGCTGGATCGTTAGCTGTCTGGCTTGCTGTGCCATCTCTTCCAGCAGCTCGCTCGCAGCCGGAGAAAGCAGCGCCATGAGCCTGTCGATGCTGTACCGACCGGGCGGCTGGGCGAGGTGTCGGCGGACCTGGTCGGTCGTTATGTTATCGATCATTGTTGACGTGTCCGGTGATTGCCGATCCAGCTTTTTGTCACGTAATATCTGTGCGAATTCGCTCACTATCTATGTGCCTTTCGTGTATCAGTCACGCAGGAACCCGGTAAGCGGGCTCGATGCATTTGCTGTTTTGCTGATCGCCGCTTTGCCCGCCAGGTACGCGGTTCTGCCTGCCTCGGTCGCGAGCTTGAACGCCTCAGCCATCGCTGCCGGATCGCCCGCTGTCGCGATCGCTGTATTGACCAGCACGGCGTCCGCGCCCATCTCCATCGCTTCGGCGGCATGGCTCGGCAGACCGAGTCCCGCATCAACGACGACAGGTACTGTCGCCTGTTCTATAATGATCTCGATTGCCGCTCGCGTGGTCAGTCCCTGGTTCGAACCGATCGGGCTGGCCAGCGGCATCACGGTTGCGGTGCCGACGTCCTGCAGCTTTTTCGCCAGTATCGGGTCCGCGTTGATATACGGCAGCACCACGAACCCGTCATTGACCAGCGTCTCGGCAGCCTTCAGCGTCTCGCCGCCGTCGGGCAGCAGGTAGTACGGGTCGGGCGTGACTTCGAGCTTGACCCAGTTGATCCCGCTTGCCGCACGCGTCAGCCTTGCCAGCCGGACGGCTTCTTCCCCGTCTCGTGCGCCGGAAGTGTTCGGCAGCAGCACGCACCTGTCACGATCCACGGCCGCGAGCATATCGTCGTTCTCGTTCCGGATGTCCACCCGGCGAAGCGCGACTGTGACCATCTCACTTCCCGATGCATCGATAGCTTTCGCCATGTCCGCATTGGACGAATACTTGCCCGTGCCGATGAACAGCCGGGAGGTGAATTCTTTGTCTGCGATCTTAAGTTTTTCCATTATCAGCCTCCGCCTACGAATCTTATCAGTTCTATCTGCTGGCCCGGCTGCAAGGACGTTTCAGCAAAATTTTTACGTTCAACGATCTGCCCGTCGATCTCCGCAACAACTGTCGCCGCGTCGATCTCGAGCTGCTGGAGAAGCTGCGATATGTTAGCGGGCATCGCATCAGCCTCGTAGCTGTGCTCCTCGCCGTTGATCTTCAATTTGTGTTCCATATTTGTCTCGCTTTTGACCAGTTCGGCTGGTCCATAAAAAAACGCGCCCTCGAATGAAGGCGCGTCGAAAAGATCGTTTTCGTGCCTCCCTTCGCTGGCATTATCCAGATCAGGTACTAAGGGTTCCCGACTGCGGGATCTCAGCTCGGACCGATCGAGTCCGAGCACCCCTGACATTGTTTTCTGCGATTGTAATTCGTGGCTGGCCAAAAAGCAAGGCTATTGTGCAGTCAAACAATTTGAACAATACTCTCGCCGGGCGACAATCGGTCTGATTAGAATTTCTTGCGGAACCTTGCGGATGGTATGTTCAGCAGCTTGCGGTACTTGGCCACGGTCCTGCGGGCGATATTCTCGATGCCCTTGTCCGCAAGTGCCTGCCGGATCTGATCATCGTTGAGTGGTTTTGACTTGTCCTCAGCCTCGACGATCCGCTGCAGCTCGGCCTTGACCGCGTCCCAGCTCTGCATCTTGCCGCTGGCGTTTTTGGTGCCGCCGCTGAAAAAGCCCCTCAACGGCACAAGTCCCTGCGGACACTGCATATACTTGCCCGCAACGGCTCGCGATACGGTCGCGACGTGCACGCCCACTTCATCTGCGATAGTTGCCATAGGCAGCGGTTTTAGGAACAGCTTGCCCTTTTCGAAGTACTCCTGCTGGTGGTTTACGATCGCCTGCGCGACCTGCAGCAGCGTCTGCTTTCGCTGGACGATAGCGTCCATGAGCCATTGGGCGGAGTGGATGTTTTTCTGCAGGAACTGACGTGTTTTATCGTCCACTTTGCGATTACGGGCCATCTGCGAATAGAAGCGGTTCACCCGCAGATTCGGCATATTTGCCTCGGCCAGCGATACTGAATATCCTCCGTCCGGGCTCGGTTCGACGATCACATCGGCGGTTATCGGGTGATTTTCGTCCCTGCCCACACGCAGGCCGGGCGACGTATCGAGCTTGCTGAGCCGTTTGATTGCATGGTTTATCAGCTCCACAGGCACGTTCATTTTTTTCGCTATCTGCGGCAGGCGATTTTCCAGCAGCTCTGACCAGTGATCCTCGACCAGCTTGCGTTCCAGCGACATGTCCTCGGGGAACTGATCGATCTGAATCAGCATGCACTCACGCAAATCCCGTGCCCCCACTCCTGCCGGCTCGAGTTTCTGCACGAGCTGCAGCGCCTCGCGAAGGTGATCGATATTGAACGGATGCTTTTCTTTGTCAAGCTCTTCAACCGGGGTCGTCAAATAGCCCTTTTCGTCGATGTAGTCGATGATGTGTTCGCCCGCCTGCTTGACCTCGTCTTCGGCGTCGATCAGAGCCCACTGCTGCAGCAGCGAGTCGCGAAGTGACAGGCCCGAGCTCGCGGTGTTCTGCATCGCTTCGAGCTTTTTGTCCTTTTCGGGTGTCTTCGGCCGGGCCGAGACGCTCATGGACTGGTCGAAATAATCGCCGAAATCATCGTTTATACTGTCAAGACGCTCGAAATCGTCAGTATTGTCGCCTTTCTCATCGACCACGAGCTCTTTTTCGTCCAGGTTCTCGCATGCGGACTCTTCCTGCTCATCGCCTGCCTCAATGCGTTCTTCAGCGATCTCGAGCACCGGGTTGCTGTTGAGCTCCGCTTCTATTTTTTCCTGCAAGGCCAGCAGAGGCAGCTGCAACACCTCCATCGACTGTATCATGCGGGGAGCCAGCTTCATCCGCTGTTCCAGCCGCATCTGGCCTGTCATTGACATCTTCATAAGTCTGTCACCACTAATTCTTCGCTGTGATAAAATTCTAATGCAAACCGCATACCATGATACTGTTTCAGCTTGTAAATGTTAATGGTTAACCGCCAAAGTTTAGTAAATTCAGCAGAAAATGCCCCTTTCCGAGCGGTCTTACAATTAAAACTCGCGTAAAAGTTTTAAGAAGTGCTGGAAAATGAGTGTGTGTGAGGCTGTAAGGGCCCTAGTCCATGTTTGATCGGCCAAGGATCGCCTCAGCCAGGATGGACCCGCTGCTGTACTCGATGCTCGAACCGCTCGGCAACCCTCGAGCGAGCCTTGTGATCTTCACCCCCAAGGGTTTGACCAGCGAGCCTATATACAGTGCCGTGCCGTCGCCTTCCATGTTCGGATTGGTCGCCATGACCAGCTCTTTTACCTCGCCCGAGCGGACCCGCTTGAGCAGTGCATCTATCGTCAGGTCGGTCGGCTCGATACCCTCCAGCGGGGCGATATGCCCGCCGAGAACGTGGTAGACCCACTTGCAAAGTCCTGTCTTTTCGAGGTTTATGATGTCTTTGGACTGCTCAACCACGCAGATGACGCTGTGGTCGCGCTTCGGATCAGCACAGATTGCACATTTTTCGCCCTCGGCCAGATTATAGCATACCGAGCAATGCCGCGTGTTCTTTTTGACGCTGCTGATCGCGTCCGCAAGCCCCAGTGCTTCCTTTGCATCGGCTTTGAGTATGTGGAACGCCAGCCGCTCGGCAGTCTTTGGGCCTATGCCGGGCAGATTGCTGAATTCCTCGATGAGTTTGTTGAGGCTTTCGGTGTATGCCTGATTCATTGCAATAACTCCCTATGCGGACCTGTTCTGATCCTGAGGCACACGTTCGATCATTGCGATATTGGCGTCAAGGCCGTTCCGCAGCAGTTTGACCGCGGGGTCTTTCTCGGCCTCATCCCGCTCTTCGGCGCTTAGTTTGCTTCCTGGCGACTGCGGCTTGGGTATGTGCTTGCCGCTGGCTTTGGCTTTTTCGATCTTGACGATTAGTTTCTGGCCCGTCGCAGCCGACAAAAACTCCTCGATTCGTCCGTGCAGACTTTCGAACCTTTTCATCACGAAGCTCGTTGCCGCACCGAGGGTCAGTGTGTTGCCAGCCAGCTCCTGCGGCACTGTCTGCTTCAAAAAGCCGGGCAGTTTTGCGTATGGACCGACCGCTGAATCGAGTATCGCTGTCCAGTTATCTTTTAGCGACTCGAGAGTGACAGGTCCGTTAAGTACCTGCTGCTGCTGAGGTTGCGCCGGTTCTGACGAGTTTTGCTGCCCTGGCTGTGGTACGCCTGTCGGCCCGGCAGATGCGGATTTTTTAGCGTCTAAACTGGGTGGAAAGTTTTTTTTTAAGCCCGCACCGCCGGCATTGCCGCCGCCGCTCTGTATTTTCGCCAGTAACTGTTCGACACCCAGGAAATGTTCGCTCAGTGCGAATCGCAGTATCGAAGCTTCCAGCAGCGCACGCGGCGTTTCGCTGTTCTTGATGGTCCAGCGGAGCTTTTCCAGCGCGGTTATATTATAGATAAGCCCGGGGATATCGAATTTTTCAGACAGTTTCGAAAGCGTATCCCGTTCGCTCGGCGTGAGGATGAGCAGGTCGCTTTCCTTGCTCGCGGCCTTAAGCACCATCATATCCCGCATCTGGTCGATCAGCGAATCCACGATCAAAATCGGCGTCTGCCCGGTCTTGATCAGTGATTCTATTGCCTGCAGAACAGCCGCAGCCTCACTGTCGCCGATATAACCGATCAGTTGTGCGACCTGCTCCCGGCTGGGTTCGCCGAGAAATTCTTCAAGTAGCTCCACCGTCAAAGGTTCGACGCCCGCACTTATGAGCTGATCGAGCAGGCTCAACGCGTCACGCATGGATCCGTTCGCAAGCCTTGCGACGTGCAGAACCAGCTCATCTTCGTACTTGATCCCCTCGTTCTGCAGTATCTTCTTGAGCTGTGCGCAGATCGTTTCAGGGTTTATGCTGCTGAAATCGAACCGCTGGCACCGCGACTGGATCGTCGGCAGCACCTTGTTAGGCTCGGTGGTCGCGAAGATGAATTTGACGTGTGCGGGCGGCTCTTCCAGGATCTTCAGAAGGGCGTTGAACGCGTCAACCGTTAGCATGTGCACTTCGTCAATGATATAGATCTTGAACCGCGATCGGGCGGGGCGGTATATCGCGTTCTGCCTCAGTTCACGTATGTTCTCGATGCCGCGGTTCGAAGCGCCGTCGATCTCTATTACATCGATATCCTCGCCCGTATTGATCGCCACGCAACTGTCGCATTCGCAGCAAGGCTCTGCTGTCGGCTCGTCTGCATTGAGACAGTTAAGCGACTTGGCCAGTATCCTCGCCATCGTCGTCTTGCCCACCCCTCGCGTACCGCTGAACAGGTACGCATGCGCGACTTTGTCCTTCTTTATCGCGTTTTTGAGCGTCTGCGCGACGGCATCCTGTCCGACTACGTCGTCGAACGTCTGCGAGCGATATCTTCTTGCGAGTACTGTGTAGGCCATAACCGTAAATGCATTAAAAAACGAAAAAATGGACC comes from the Anaerohalosphaera lusitana genome and includes:
- a CDS encoding response regulator, with product MLAAKTILFAEDNLGNFVLTKRHLRRWGIESSLIRFGSGQKLLDYVDNNIAQANCSGYIVILDIQLPGLNGVEVLKDIRRSKKSCELPVLMLSTTDRQTTIDKCMQIGADAYFVKPLSKPAFFRALDRLGMPEDNLDDSGISQAQHVSC
- a CDS encoding aldo/keto reductase; translated protein: MIYSDFGKTGAKVSAVGFGGMRFDTKNKSNEENAELLTYAVDKGINYLDTAPGYCDDKSEDIYGLAIKEMADKRDQFYVTTKGMPATYDTADKAREAVEKSLKRLNTDYIDFYHVWCIRRMSEYELAMKPGGQYEGLLKAKEEGLIKNIVISSHLRGDHIAQIMKKKEYEAVLLGLNILNFMYRWEGVQKAHDLGYGVVAMNPLSGGLIPKHEKEFSFLGEEGESATEAALRFIISCPQVNVALVGFENKEHIDMACRVADQAKSFTEEDIERVKANLSDHMNSLCTGCNYCMAGVCPQNIPIASYMQYYNDKPLFGKDEQEMKKKLKFELEWGRLAEKVSRAKDCIECAKCEQVCTQHLDIMNRLAEIAEWRTNLPEDDN
- the recR gene encoding recombination mediator RecR, yielding MNQAYTESLNKLIEEFSNLPGIGPKTAERLAFHILKADAKEALGLADAISSVKKNTRHCSVCYNLAEGEKCAICADPKRDHSVICVVEQSKDIINLEKTGLCKWVYHVLGGHIAPLEGIEPTDLTIDALLKRVRSGEVKELVMATNPNMEGDGTALYIGSLVKPLGVKITRLARGLPSGSSIEYSSGSILAEAILGRSNMD
- the msrA gene encoding peptide-methionine (S)-S-oxide reductase MsrA gives rise to the protein MNNTELRSVQQASIVGEKAISENVQSATFAGGCFWGVEAVFRQTEGVVATAVGYTGGSKENPTYREVCTGRTGHAEAVRVYYDPDKTNYAKLVDKFFASHNPTTLNRQGPDVGTQYRSAIFYHDESQKEIAKKTKEALQDSAKFERPIVTEIKPAGPFYMAEDYHQRYFEKNKGAYCPHPVE
- the thiS gene encoding sulfur carrier protein ThiS; the encoded protein is MEHKLKINGEEHSYEADAMPANISQLLQQLEIDAATVVAEIDGQIVERKNFAETSLQPGQQIELIRFVGGG
- the thiH gene encoding 2-iminoacetate synthase ThiH; the protein is MSEFAQILRDKKLDRQSPDTSTMIDNITTDQVRRHLAQPPGRYSIDRLMALLSPAASELLEEMAQQARQLTIQRFGRTVQMYAPLYVSNVCVNSCLYCGFNCQTEFSRTRLTIDQAVKDGKVIASEGFRHILLVSGEDTKYVTNDYLAELAQRLREDFSSVSIEIYPLDEAGYKNCFDAGIDGVTLYQETYDRDTYERYHIAGPKADYDQRLDSYDRAARAGMRRLGLGVLLGLADWRQETLALAEHAAYLMKKYWRSQVSFSFPRLRPAPHVAEEYEHLVGERELVQMMIALRLCFADAGIVLSTRESAELRNNAVNLCVTRISAGSKTNPGGYSEEDDSTEQFVIADDRDPSEVAKMIKRAGREAVWKDWDTSFTA
- the dnaX gene encoding DNA polymerase III subunit gamma/tau, whose product is MAYTVLARRYRSQTFDDVVGQDAVAQTLKNAIKKDKVAHAYLFSGTRGVGKTTMARILAKSLNCLNADEPTAEPCCECDSCVAINTGEDIDVIEIDGASNRGIENIRELRQNAIYRPARSRFKIYIIDEVHMLTVDAFNALLKILEEPPAHVKFIFATTEPNKVLPTIQSRCQRFDFSSINPETICAQLKKILQNEGIKYEDELVLHVARLANGSMRDALSLLDQLISAGVEPLTVELLEEFLGEPSREQVAQLIGYIGDSEAAAVLQAIESLIKTGQTPILIVDSLIDQMRDMMVLKAASKESDLLILTPSERDTLSKLSEKFDIPGLIYNITALEKLRWTIKNSETPRALLEASILRFALSEHFLGVEQLLAKIQSGGGNAGGAGLKKNFPPSLDAKKSASAGPTGVPQPGQQNSSEPAQPQQQQVLNGPVTLESLKDNWTAILDSAVGPYAKLPGFLKQTVPQELAGNTLTLGAATSFVMKRFESLHGRIEEFLSAATGQKLIVKIEKAKASGKHIPKPQSPGSKLSAEERDEAEKDPAVKLLRNGLDANIAMIERVPQDQNRSA
- a CDS encoding thiazole synthase, producing MEKLKIADKEFTSRLFIGTGKYSSNADMAKAIDASGSEMVTVALRRVDIRNENDDMLAAVDRDRCVLLPNTSGARDGEEAVRLARLTRAASGINWVKLEVTPDPYYLLPDGGETLKAAETLVNDGFVVLPYINADPILAKKLQDVGTATVMPLASPIGSNQGLTTRAAIEIIIEQATVPVVVDAGLGLPSHAAEAMEMGADAVLVNTAIATAGDPAAMAEAFKLATEAGRTAYLAGKAAISKTANASSPLTGFLRD
- the rpoN gene encoding RNA polymerase factor sigma-54, yielding MKMSMTGQMRLEQRMKLAPRMIQSMEVLQLPLLALQEKIEAELNSNPVLEIAEERIEAGDEQEESACENLDEKELVVDEKGDNTDDFERLDSINDDFGDYFDQSMSVSARPKTPEKDKKLEAMQNTASSGLSLRDSLLQQWALIDAEDEVKQAGEHIIDYIDEKGYLTTPVEELDKEKHPFNIDHLREALQLVQKLEPAGVGARDLRECMLIQIDQFPEDMSLERKLVEDHWSELLENRLPQIAKKMNVPVELINHAIKRLSKLDTSPGLRVGRDENHPITADVIVEPSPDGGYSVSLAEANMPNLRVNRFYSQMARNRKVDDKTRQFLQKNIHSAQWLMDAIVQRKQTLLQVAQAIVNHQQEYFEKGKLFLKPLPMATIADEVGVHVATVSRAVAGKYMQCPQGLVPLRGFFSGGTKNASGKMQSWDAVKAELQRIVEAEDKSKPLNDDQIRQALADKGIENIARRTVAKYRKLLNIPSARFRKKF